Proteins encoded within one genomic window of Actinomycetes bacterium:
- a CDS encoding S8 family serine peptidase, producing the protein MGNAAASKRRRVTFGTAAAAAGILFAAACQPPPPSSPPSNTAPPAAMHPSPPAPPAATAPVQPISCDLAPVADADSSWEAQPLEGDELGAAAFGAATGAAATTGLVEITTNVDGEPEFDVVTVEEVGAALAIEDDPVVSLDVAEPVTTSDSTTDGITTSDPLHPSQWSDNLTPYSPVWQCGNGAGVTVAVIDTGVDGTHPDLAGRVAPGGSALNGAAVVTTGTGSVDPNGHGTHVAGIAAAGADNGIGIAGVAPGATILPLRVLGATGSGWSTDVAAGVVWAANNGADVINLSLGSSGQSTSMTNAINYAHANGVVVLAAGGNGGPNGSTHYPAAGPNTIAVASVTSSGLVSSFSTRGSYLDVAAPGSSILSTLSGGGYGYKSGTSMATPFAAGVAALMLGANPQMTPDQVADRLVTTVTDVGAPGHDTEYGHGLVDPHSAVTGT; encoded by the coding sequence ATGGGCAACGCAGCTGCATCGAAACGCAGAAGGGTCACCTTCGGCACCGCTGCGGCCGCGGCCGGAATCCTTTTCGCAGCCGCGTGCCAACCCCCGCCTCCATCGAGCCCACCGTCCAACACCGCACCGCCGGCTGCGATGCACCCATCCCCGCCTGCACCGCCCGCTGCAACAGCCCCGGTGCAGCCGATCAGCTGTGACCTGGCACCGGTGGCCGACGCCGACTCGTCCTGGGAGGCACAGCCCCTCGAAGGTGACGAACTCGGTGCCGCGGCGTTCGGCGCGGCCACCGGAGCAGCCGCCACCACCGGCCTGGTCGAGATCACGACCAACGTCGACGGCGAGCCCGAGTTCGACGTCGTGACCGTCGAGGAGGTCGGCGCCGCCCTCGCCATCGAGGACGACCCGGTCGTCTCACTCGATGTCGCCGAGCCCGTCACGACCTCCGACTCGACCACCGACGGAATCACCACCAGCGACCCGCTGCACCCGAGCCAGTGGTCCGACAACCTCACGCCCTACTCGCCGGTGTGGCAGTGCGGCAACGGCGCCGGCGTCACCGTCGCAGTCATCGACACGGGAGTCGATGGCACTCACCCCGATCTGGCCGGCCGTGTCGCTCCCGGCGGCAGCGCCCTCAACGGCGCTGCGGTCGTCACCACCGGTACCGGCTCCGTCGACCCCAACGGCCACGGCACCCACGTCGCCGGCATAGCGGCAGCCGGAGCCGACAACGGCATCGGGATCGCCGGCGTCGCCCCCGGCGCCACCATCCTCCCGCTGCGCGTGCTCGGCGCCACCGGCTCCGGCTGGAGCACCGACGTCGCAGCCGGCGTCGTGTGGGCAGCCAACAACGGCGCGGATGTGATCAACCTCTCACTCGGCAGCAGCGGCCAGAGCACTTCGATGACCAATGCGATCAACTACGCCCACGCCAACGGCGTCGTCGTGCTCGCCGCGGGCGGAAACGGCGGCCCCAACGGCTCCACCCACTACCCCGCTGCCGGACCCAACACGATCGCCGTCGCCTCGGTGACCAGTTCCGGCTTGGTGTCCAGCTTCAGCACCCGGGGCAGCTACCTCGATGTGGCCGCTCCAGGCTCGAGCATCCTGTCCACCCTCAGCGGAGGCGGCTACGGCTACAAGTCAGGCACCTCGATGGCGACCCCGTTCGCCGCCGGCGTCGCGGCCCTCATGCTGGGCGCCAACCCGCAGATGACACCCGACCAGGTTGCCGACCGCCTGGTGACCACGGTCACCGACGTCGGGGCACCCGGCCACGACACCGAATACGGCCACGGCCTCGTCGACCCCCACAGCGCCGTCACCGGAACCTGA
- a CDS encoding amidohydrolase family protein, with the protein MPHDLVITGGTIVDGTGAEPTRGDVGIDGDRITAVGEVDTAGADKVIDAEGRHVTPGFVDLHSHLDAQIGWDPLMSSSCWHGVTSVVMGNCGMTFAPVRPGQADVLATMMESVEDIPASAILEGLSWDWESYGDFLDTLDALPMGINAGGYVGDVAVRTYVAGDPACEEDFSATSEQLADMAALVDDALASGAFGYSISRSLTHHTPDGRWVPGTWADPSEFAAIAAPLGARGTGVLECAPRYNEVDGSTSRVDEEMAWIAELSRNLGRPFTFNLMQMASLGDHYRRVLELAEKANGQGANLRPQTTPRSIGILFSLAANTLIDDLPSWQPVRELDLAGRLAAIRNTEVRARLIDEGSERSDEQYGRMFLMEPGTGAVYRYGEGDSIKAQAASRGVAAVEHYLDVLDRTDGAAVANWPVLNQDFDAIEELLRSPVSIMGLADAGAHATQIMDASQPTFFLAHWVRDQGVLSLAEGVRRLTSDTAAFIGYTDRGVVREGAYADLNVIDLEAMSLPLPEIVHDFPGGSPRFVQKANGIDHTVVNGAHFMDHGEHTGEVAGRLLRSTD; encoded by the coding sequence ATGCCACACGATCTAGTCATAACCGGCGGCACGATCGTCGATGGCACCGGTGCCGAGCCGACCAGGGGCGACGTGGGCATCGACGGTGACCGCATCACCGCAGTTGGCGAAGTCGACACCGCGGGTGCCGACAAGGTGATCGATGCGGAGGGCCGCCACGTGACACCGGGCTTCGTGGACCTCCACTCACACCTGGACGCGCAGATCGGCTGGGATCCCCTCATGTCGAGTTCCTGCTGGCACGGCGTCACGTCAGTGGTCATGGGCAACTGCGGGATGACGTTCGCCCCGGTGCGACCTGGCCAGGCCGACGTTCTCGCCACGATGATGGAGTCGGTCGAGGACATCCCTGCTTCCGCCATCCTCGAGGGCCTGAGCTGGGACTGGGAGTCCTACGGCGACTTCCTCGACACGCTCGACGCCCTGCCAATGGGCATCAACGCCGGCGGCTACGTCGGTGACGTGGCGGTACGTACCTATGTGGCAGGAGACCCCGCCTGTGAGGAGGACTTCTCGGCCACCTCGGAACAACTCGCCGATATGGCCGCCCTGGTCGACGACGCTCTCGCCTCCGGCGCGTTCGGCTACTCGATCTCGCGCAGCCTCACCCACCACACCCCCGACGGGCGCTGGGTGCCGGGCACCTGGGCCGACCCGTCCGAGTTCGCAGCCATCGCAGCGCCCCTCGGAGCCCGCGGCACCGGAGTGCTGGAGTGCGCCCCCCGGTACAACGAGGTCGACGGCTCCACCTCGCGCGTCGACGAGGAGATGGCGTGGATCGCGGAGCTCTCCCGCAACCTCGGGCGACCCTTCACCTTCAACCTAATGCAGATGGCGTCGCTCGGCGACCACTACCGCCGCGTGCTCGAGCTGGCCGAGAAGGCCAACGGCCAAGGCGCCAACCTGCGCCCACAGACAACCCCGCGCAGCATCGGCATCCTGTTCAGCCTCGCCGCCAACACCCTCATCGATGATCTTCCTTCGTGGCAGCCCGTGAGAGAACTCGACCTGGCAGGCCGCCTGGCCGCCATCCGCAACACCGAGGTGCGCGCCAGGCTCATCGACGAGGGTTCCGAGCGGTCCGACGAACAGTACGGGCGCATGTTCCTGATGGAGCCCGGTACGGGCGCGGTGTACCGCTACGGCGAGGGCGACTCGATCAAGGCTCAGGCCGCCTCCCGCGGCGTTGCAGCCGTGGAGCACTACCTCGACGTGCTCGACCGCACCGACGGAGCGGCGGTCGCCAACTGGCCGGTACTCAACCAGGACTTCGATGCCATCGAGGAGCTCCTGCGCTCACCGGTGTCGATCATGGGCCTCGCGGACGCCGGTGCCCACGCCACCCAGATCATGGACGCCAGCCAGCCGACCTTCTTCCTGGCCCACTGGGTGCGCGACCAGGGCGTGCTGAGTCTCGCCGAAGGTGTTCGCCGCCTCACGTCCGACACGGCGGCGTTCATCGGCTACACCGACCGAGGCGTGGTGCGCGAAGGCGCCTACGCAGACCTCAACGTGATCGATCTCGAAGCGATGTCACTGCCGCTGCCCGAGATCGTGCACGACTTCCCTGGCGGCAGCCCGCGGTTCGTGCAGAAGGCCAACGGCATCGACCACACGGTCGTCAACGGTGCGCACTTCATGGACCACGGCGAACACACGGGCGAAGTCGCCGGCCGCCTGCTGCGCAGCACCGACTAG
- a CDS encoding acyl-CoA desaturase produces MTLIDDRRDVPEGDEKEIRRRLREDLPDDTFKPNSWRYGWFVLHQAIFWGGVVFVCTQRPALWVCAIVSVVMGVTLASQGFLAHEAMHGALGGPRWMRQAAGWIGLGPALIPPTFWARWHNTVHHGNTNNGDRDPDNYGTVARYEKKPGLAKFTTIAPGSGKWYSYLFLFYSFTFHAQLVLWMQGKHRREFKGMKRNLHIAQAFGCLAIWVAIGIWAGWLFAFVTIIPWAIYNFILQSYILTNHFMRPMAPTNNPLDNSMSVKEWGPADPVLFHFSHHVEHHLFPRMGSNKAPRVRAWLEENEGDRYVCPTHWAAVSMLYKTPRVFKDAHTLSDPFGNDEVDIEEIRLEMLGLTD; encoded by the coding sequence ATGACTCTGATCGACGACCGGCGCGATGTGCCTGAGGGTGATGAGAAGGAGATCCGGCGGCGGCTCCGCGAGGATCTGCCCGACGACACCTTCAAGCCGAACAGCTGGCGCTACGGCTGGTTCGTGCTCCACCAGGCGATCTTCTGGGGCGGCGTGGTGTTCGTCTGCACCCAGCGCCCGGCGCTGTGGGTGTGCGCGATCGTTTCCGTGGTGATGGGCGTCACGCTTGCCTCGCAGGGTTTCCTGGCCCATGAGGCGATGCACGGCGCGCTCGGCGGCCCCAGGTGGATGCGTCAGGCTGCCGGCTGGATCGGGCTCGGTCCCGCCCTCATCCCGCCGACCTTCTGGGCCCGGTGGCACAACACGGTGCACCACGGCAACACCAACAACGGCGACCGTGACCCCGACAACTACGGCACCGTTGCCCGCTACGAAAAGAAGCCGGGCCTCGCCAAGTTCACAACCATCGCCCCTGGTTCCGGCAAGTGGTACAGCTACCTGTTCCTCTTCTACTCCTTCACCTTCCACGCACAGCTCGTGTTGTGGATGCAGGGCAAGCACCGCCGCGAGTTCAAGGGCATGAAGCGCAACCTGCACATCGCGCAGGCCTTCGGTTGCCTGGCCATCTGGGTTGCGATCGGCATCTGGGCCGGATGGTTGTTCGCGTTCGTCACGATCATCCCGTGGGCGATCTACAACTTCATCCTGCAGAGCTACATCCTCACCAACCACTTCATGCGGCCCATGGCGCCCACCAACAACCCGCTCGACAACTCGATGAGCGTCAAGGAGTGGGGCCCGGCAGACCCGGTGCTGTTCCACTTCAGCCACCACGTGGAGCACCACCTTTTCCCACGCATGGGCTCCAACAAGGCGCCCCGGGTGCGGGCGTGGCTCGAGGAGAACGAGGGCGATCGCTACGTTTGCCCGACCCACTGGGCTGCGGTGTCGATGCTCTACAAGACGCCGCGGGTGTTCAAGGACGCCCACACGCTCAGCGACCCGTTCGGAAACGACGAGGTCGACATCGAGGAGATCCGCCTCGAGATGCTCGGTCTCACTGACTAG
- a CDS encoding amidohydrolase family protein, with protein sequence MHDIVIRNGRLADGTGEPARQADVAIDGNTISEVTGPGDAGKASREIDAEGRLVTPGFVDIHTHYDGQATWDPEVSPSGWHGVTTVVMGNCGVGFAPAAPERREWLVQLMEGVEDIPGTALVEGMSWNWESFPDYLDELDRMARVMDIAAQIPHGALRAYVMGERGAANEAADDSDIAEMSKLTEEALLAGAVGFSTTRTMLHRAKDGELAAGTTATADELIGIGEALGRANAGVFEVASDMFDPVSEFAWMKEISTRTGRPVSFGCLQNDFTPEAWRQLLQLTDEANADGANIVPQVAGRPACAWFGWESTIHPFVLHAAYREIAELPLEARIARLRDPEVREAIVSEEVSPEGFIGMVLTGFHKLFPLGDPPDYEPSPDTSVAAIAERERRRPAEVAYDMMMLRDGHELLYMPILGYSHGSFDALEEMLRHEGTVLGLGDGGAHCGVLCDASLPTYMLTHWARDRSRGERLGLEEAVAIQTRRTAELYGFADRGLVAPGYRADLNVIDYDALSLSSPEMVHDLPAGGRRLIQRATGYSATVCAGVPVRIDDEATGERPGRLVRGAQPNPA encoded by the coding sequence ATGCACGACATCGTCATCCGCAACGGACGACTCGCCGACGGCACGGGCGAGCCGGCTCGACAGGCCGATGTGGCCATCGACGGCAACACCATCTCCGAGGTCACCGGGCCCGGGGACGCAGGCAAGGCCAGCCGCGAGATCGACGCGGAGGGCCGGCTGGTCACACCCGGGTTCGTCGACATCCACACCCACTACGACGGCCAGGCCACCTGGGACCCCGAGGTCAGCCCGTCGGGATGGCACGGCGTCACCACCGTCGTGATGGGCAACTGCGGCGTCGGGTTCGCGCCCGCCGCACCGGAGCGCCGCGAGTGGCTGGTGCAGCTGATGGAGGGCGTGGAGGACATCCCCGGCACCGCCCTGGTGGAGGGCATGAGCTGGAACTGGGAGAGCTTCCCGGACTACCTCGACGAGCTCGACAGGATGGCCCGGGTGATGGACATCGCGGCCCAGATACCCCACGGCGCTTTGCGCGCCTACGTGATGGGCGAACGAGGGGCTGCGAACGAGGCAGCCGACGACTCCGACATCGCCGAGATGTCGAAGCTCACCGAGGAGGCACTGCTCGCAGGCGCGGTCGGGTTCTCGACCACCCGCACGATGCTCCACCGTGCCAAGGACGGCGAGCTGGCTGCGGGCACCACCGCAACCGCTGACGAACTGATCGGAATCGGCGAGGCGCTCGGGCGGGCCAACGCCGGCGTGTTCGAGGTGGCGAGTGACATGTTCGACCCGGTGTCGGAGTTCGCCTGGATGAAGGAGATCTCCACGCGGACCGGCCGCCCGGTGTCATTCGGGTGCCTGCAGAACGACTTCACCCCCGAGGCCTGGCGCCAACTGCTGCAACTGACCGACGAGGCCAACGCAGACGGCGCCAACATCGTGCCCCAGGTGGCAGGCCGGCCGGCCTGCGCATGGTTCGGATGGGAGTCCACGATCCATCCGTTCGTGCTGCACGCCGCATACCGCGAGATCGCGGAGCTGCCCTTGGAGGCCCGTATCGCCCGCCTGCGCGACCCCGAGGTGCGCGAGGCGATCGTGTCGGAGGAAGTGAGCCCCGAGGGCTTCATCGGAATGGTGCTGACCGGCTTCCACAAGTTGTTCCCGCTGGGAGACCCGCCCGACTACGAGCCCTCACCCGACACGAGCGTGGCCGCCATCGCCGAGCGTGAACGGCGCCGCCCCGCCGAGGTCGCTTACGACATGATGATGCTGCGTGACGGCCACGAACTGCTGTACATGCCGATCCTCGGCTACAGCCATGGCAGCTTCGATGCGCTCGAGGAGATGCTGCGCCACGAGGGCACAGTGCTCGGCCTCGGTGACGGCGGCGCCCACTGCGGAGTCCTCTGTGACGCCAGCCTGCCCACCTACATGCTCACCCACTGGGCACGCGACCGCAGCCGCGGCGAGCGTCTCGGCCTCGAGGAAGCCGTCGCAATCCAGACCCGCCGCACCGCAGAGCTCTACGGCTTCGCCGACCGCGGACTCGTGGCGCCGGGCTACAGGGCCGACCTCAACGTGATCGACTATGACGCCCTGTCGCTGTCATCGCCGGAGATGGTGCACGACCTCCCCGCCGGCGGCCGCCGCCTGATCCAGCGGGCGACCGGCTACTCGGCAACGGTGTGCGCCGGCGTGCCTGTGCGCATCGACGACGAGGCCACCGGCGAACGCCCGGGCCGGCTGGTACGCGGAGCACAACCCAACCCGGCCTGA
- a CDS encoding glycoside hydrolase family 65 protein produces the protein MNDQSLWDRTMAGFAHERGEFSDFDWQPDRLVHRDRHCRHIAEAETMFAVTNGFIGVRGALEEDEPSHERATLINGFHETWPIVYGEAAYGFAKTGQTIVPVPDPTTMKLYIDDEPFRMDHDRVKRSARTLDWRAGVVSREVEFETADGRALVLRTRRFASLEHRHVVVLDYQVELLDAAATLTIASELALPRERHDEEGEHDPRRARSQHGVLIPVSQSAEGDRAVLTMRTRRSDMRLGCGVHHIVDDTQQMERRTEADQDGARCVSIVDAQAGMPVRIQKFAAYHTSARTSPDELAFRVEETLNRAIHVGMEHLGQRQEERMQKYWHIADVQIDGDDDAQSMVRFNLFQLHQATARADGSGFPAKGLTGTGYEGQYFWDADIYVMPFLSYTTPQLARNFISFRAGMLDKARERAREVGHHGALYPWRTINGDEASAYYAAGTAQYHINADVVWAMRKYVRATGDLDVIADPGFETLVETARFWVDLGFFSPRMGGEFVINGVTGPDEYTTVVDNNLYTNLMARENLLSAAEAADWMKSRLPDEYADVVRRTGLAESEISVWRRAGESMHVPFDEKEQLYLQDDGFLAREMWDFEGTPADSYPLLLHYHPLEIYRHQVIKQADVVMATFLLGDWFSHEDKRRVFEYFDPLTTGDSSLSSSVQSVMATELGLTENGVEYFAHSALVDLLDLAGNVRDGVHLAACGGTWQALVHGFGGFRDHQGDLRFQPVIPGGWDSLTFRIRHHENIIEVRASHDQVVYRLVEGSRSVVHHWDEQVVLEMDQVAARRNPRREELPRLSRRSERPMEQVGTQPHDSGEFDDVPAIPFT, from the coding sequence GTGAACGACCAATCCCTCTGGGACCGTACGATGGCCGGTTTCGCCCATGAGCGGGGCGAGTTCTCCGACTTCGACTGGCAACCCGACCGCCTGGTGCACCGCGACCGCCACTGCCGCCACATCGCGGAAGCCGAGACGATGTTCGCGGTCACCAACGGATTCATCGGGGTGCGTGGCGCACTCGAGGAGGACGAGCCGAGCCACGAGCGGGCCACGCTCATCAACGGCTTCCACGAGACCTGGCCGATCGTGTACGGCGAGGCTGCCTACGGGTTCGCGAAGACGGGCCAGACCATCGTGCCGGTACCCGATCCGACCACCATGAAGCTCTACATCGACGACGAGCCGTTCCGCATGGACCACGACCGGGTCAAGAGGTCAGCGCGCACCCTCGACTGGCGTGCCGGGGTGGTGTCTCGCGAAGTGGAGTTCGAAACGGCCGACGGCCGTGCCCTGGTGCTTCGCACGCGCAGGTTCGCTTCATTGGAGCACCGCCATGTCGTGGTGCTCGACTACCAGGTCGAACTGCTCGACGCCGCGGCCACGCTCACGATCGCCTCGGAACTGGCGCTGCCCCGGGAGCGCCACGACGAGGAAGGTGAGCACGATCCCCGCCGCGCCCGCTCACAGCACGGGGTGCTGATCCCGGTGTCGCAGTCCGCGGAGGGCGACAGGGCCGTGCTCACGATGCGCACCCGACGCTCGGACATGCGCCTTGGCTGCGGGGTGCACCACATCGTCGACGACACCCAGCAGATGGAGCGCCGCACCGAGGCCGACCAGGACGGCGCCCGATGCGTGTCGATCGTGGATGCGCAGGCGGGGATGCCGGTTCGCATCCAGAAGTTCGCGGCCTACCACACCAGCGCACGGACCAGCCCCGACGAGTTGGCCTTCCGCGTGGAGGAGACCCTCAACCGGGCGATCCACGTAGGAATGGAGCACCTCGGCCAGCGCCAGGAAGAGCGGATGCAGAAGTACTGGCACATCGCTGATGTGCAGATCGACGGCGACGACGACGCCCAGTCGATGGTGCGCTTCAACCTGTTCCAGTTGCACCAGGCAACCGCACGCGCTGATGGCAGTGGTTTTCCCGCCAAGGGCCTTACCGGAACCGGCTACGAGGGCCAGTACTTCTGGGACGCCGACATCTACGTGATGCCGTTCCTCTCCTACACGACACCTCAGCTGGCGCGGAACTTCATCTCGTTTCGCGCCGGCATGCTCGACAAGGCACGCGAACGCGCCCGGGAGGTCGGCCACCACGGCGCCCTCTACCCCTGGCGCACCATCAACGGCGACGAGGCCTCCGCCTACTACGCGGCCGGCACAGCTCAGTACCACATCAATGCAGATGTGGTCTGGGCAATGCGCAAGTACGTACGCGCCACCGGCGACCTCGACGTGATCGCGGATCCCGGGTTCGAGACGCTGGTGGAGACCGCCCGTTTCTGGGTCGACCTCGGCTTCTTCAGCCCGCGTATGGGCGGCGAGTTCGTGATCAACGGCGTGACCGGTCCCGATGAGTACACCACCGTCGTCGACAACAACCTCTACACGAACCTCATGGCCCGCGAGAACCTGCTGAGCGCCGCCGAAGCGGCTGACTGGATGAAGTCCCGCCTGCCCGACGAGTACGCGGATGTTGTTCGCCGTACCGGGCTCGCCGAGAGCGAGATCTCGGTCTGGCGCCGCGCAGGTGAGTCGATGCACGTGCCGTTCGACGAGAAGGAGCAGCTCTACCTGCAGGACGACGGCTTCCTCGCACGGGAGATGTGGGACTTCGAGGGCACCCCAGCCGACAGCTACCCGCTGCTGCTTCACTACCACCCCCTCGAGATCTACAGGCACCAGGTGATCAAGCAGGCTGATGTGGTGATGGCCACGTTCCTGCTCGGTGACTGGTTCTCACACGAGGACAAGCGGCGGGTGTTCGAGTACTTCGATCCGCTGACCACAGGGGACTCGTCGCTGTCGTCGTCGGTGCAGTCGGTCATGGCAACCGAGTTGGGACTGACCGAGAACGGTGTCGAGTACTTCGCCCACTCTGCGCTCGTCGACCTGCTCGACCTTGCCGGCAACGTACGCGACGGCGTGCACCTCGCTGCCTGTGGTGGCACCTGGCAGGCGCTGGTGCACGGCTTCGGCGGGTTCCGCGACCACCAGGGTGACCTGCGCTTCCAGCCGGTCATTCCGGGCGGGTGGGACAGCCTCACGTTCCGGATCCGGCACCACGAGAACATCATCGAGGTCCGCGCGAGCCACGACCAGGTCGTCTACCGGCTCGTGGAGGGGTCGCGCTCAGTCGTGCACCATTGGGACGAACAAGTCGTGCTCGAGATGGATCAGGTTGCCGCACGCCGCAACCCGCGCCGCGAGGAGCTGCCTCGTCTGTCACGTCGTTCCGAGCGGCCGATGGAGCAGGTAGGCACGCAGCCCCATGACAGCGGTGAGTTCGACGACGTGCCCGCCATACCGTTCACCTGA
- a CDS encoding MFS transporter: protein MSSADPTDQAATDQSAAAQRISSQTWVAMGALGLVVFAIANDFTAMNVVLPAIESELDADLSTTQWVVNGYALMFGVLIVPGGRFADMFGRTKVLYIGCALFGLFSLLGGFAPNIALLIAARVSMGIGAALMWPAILGLIYALLPDAKAGLAGGLVIGIAGIGNATGPVIAGALAEVSWRYIFFLNVPIVLVAAIVTHFKVHLESPITKEKVDYAGTALLALSLLALLGALTVAPDIGWTQPVVLGGVAMFVVLMGAFVLRERTVGEAGLVPPSVMGTPAFRWACIAVLMMSATFFTTLLYLPQFFSKLLEASTLEAGLMLLPFVATFAAASFSETWLLNRIGMKAVITIGAAGLFAGPLLIAILSADSAGFASVIPGMVVLGVGVGFFYSSVTTAALTALPPEKSSLAGGLLYMFQIAGGAVGLGISTAVFLVTSGNEVTRSAEELGITLSSSEVADVRGVLAGTDTSAEVLKAYPSQATQLTEVVRDSFMFGMRWAFILCAALSLIGLVIAATRVGGPLSRLGRDVEKSPGEAGELGEEVSDLP from the coding sequence GTGAGCTCAGCGGACCCCACCGACCAGGCGGCGACCGACCAGTCTGCAGCGGCGCAACGCATAAGTTCCCAGACATGGGTGGCCATGGGGGCACTCGGGCTGGTGGTCTTCGCAATTGCCAACGACTTCACCGCGATGAACGTGGTGCTGCCCGCGATCGAGTCCGAACTCGACGCGGACCTTTCGACCACGCAGTGGGTCGTCAACGGGTATGCCCTCATGTTCGGCGTGCTGATCGTGCCAGGCGGCCGGTTTGCCGACATGTTCGGACGCACCAAGGTGCTCTACATCGGCTGTGCCCTTTTCGGGCTGTTCTCGCTGCTGGGCGGGTTCGCACCCAACATTGCCCTGCTGATCGCTGCGCGGGTCTCCATGGGCATCGGAGCGGCACTGATGTGGCCCGCAATCCTGGGGCTGATCTACGCACTGCTGCCAGATGCCAAGGCCGGTCTCGCCGGAGGCCTCGTGATCGGCATCGCCGGCATCGGAAACGCCACGGGCCCGGTCATCGCCGGAGCGTTGGCCGAGGTCAGCTGGCGGTACATCTTCTTCCTCAACGTGCCGATCGTGCTTGTCGCGGCGATCGTGACGCACTTCAAGGTCCACCTGGAGAGCCCCATCACCAAGGAGAAGGTGGACTACGCAGGCACAGCGTTGCTGGCCCTGAGCCTGCTGGCGTTGCTCGGAGCCCTGACGGTCGCGCCCGACATCGGATGGACCCAACCGGTGGTGCTCGGCGGCGTCGCCATGTTCGTGGTGCTCATGGGAGCCTTCGTGCTCCGTGAGCGCACAGTTGGAGAGGCAGGACTGGTGCCGCCGAGCGTGATGGGCACACCTGCCTTCCGCTGGGCCTGCATCGCGGTGCTGATGATGTCGGCCACGTTCTTCACCACGCTGCTCTACCTGCCCCAGTTCTTCTCCAAGCTGCTCGAGGCCAGCACCCTCGAGGCGGGCCTGATGCTGCTGCCGTTCGTGGCGACCTTCGCGGCCGCGTCGTTCAGCGAGACATGGCTGCTCAACCGCATCGGCATGAAGGCTGTCATCACCATCGGGGCGGCCGGCCTGTTCGCCGGCCCGCTGCTGATAGCGATCCTCTCCGCCGACAGCGCCGGATTCGCTTCCGTCATCCCCGGGATGGTCGTGCTCGGGGTCGGCGTCGGGTTCTTCTACTCCTCGGTCACCACAGCGGCGCTCACCGCACTGCCTCCCGAGAAGTCGAGCCTCGCGGGCGGGTTGCTGTACATGTTCCAGATCGCCGGCGGCGCAGTCGGACTCGGCATATCGACCGCCGTGTTCCTCGTGACCTCGGGCAACGAGGTGACCCGCTCGGCCGAGGAGCTGGGCATCACGCTCAGCTCCTCGGAAGTTGCCGATGTCCGCGGAGTCCTGGCGGGAACAGATACTTCCGCCGAGGTGCTCAAGGCCTACCCCAGTCAAGCCACCCAGCTGACCGAGGTCGTGCGCGACTCGTTCATGTTCGGGATGCGCTGGGCGTTCATCCTCTGCGCTGCTCTGTCACTCATCGGGCTGGTCATCGCAGCCACGCGGGTCGGCGGCCCGCTCAGCCGTCTCGGACGCGATGTCGAGAAGTCGCCCGGCGAGGCCGGCGAACTCGGCGAGGAAGTATCCGACCTGCCCTGA